A window of Natronolimnobius sp. AArcel1 contains these coding sequences:
- a CDS encoding 8-oxo-dGTP diphosphatase, with product MIEATLCFPLRSSPDSDSDSTDPDSRADEVLLIEKRRGLGEGWYNGPGGKLEAGETPRECAVRETREEVGLEIEPANLEKAAELTFLLDGEAHTHCHVFRTLTFDGEPTASPEARPEWVPVDAVPYDQMWDDDELWLPAVLEGETVRGEFRFEGGEPLDEATFVDGDLEVGVSLSTDR from the coding sequence ATGATCGAGGCGACGCTCTGTTTTCCGCTGCGCTCGAGCCCCGATAGTGACTCCGACTCGACGGACCCCGACAGCAGGGCCGATGAGGTACTGCTGATCGAGAAACGCCGCGGGCTCGGCGAGGGCTGGTACAACGGCCCGGGTGGCAAACTCGAGGCCGGCGAAACGCCACGCGAGTGTGCCGTCCGCGAAACGCGCGAGGAAGTCGGCCTCGAGATTGAGCCAGCCAACCTCGAGAAAGCCGCTGAACTAACGTTTCTACTTGATGGCGAGGCCCACACCCACTGTCACGTTTTCCGGACGCTGACGTTCGATGGCGAGCCGACCGCCTCGCCGGAGGCTCGGCCGGAGTGGGTTCCGGTCGATGCGGTGCCGTACGACCAGATGTGGGACGACGACGAACTCTGGCTCCCGGCGGTGCTCGAAGGCGAGACAGTTCGCGGCGAGTTCCGATTCGAGGGTGGGGAACCGCTGGACGAGGCGACGTTCGTCGACGGCGACCTCGAGGTAGGTGTGTCGCTCTCAACTGACCGGTAA